A region of the Sideroxydans lithotrophicus ES-1 genome:
TTGTAGCGCAGCTTGATCTGGATCAGTTCGCCGTTGGTCTGGTTGAGCCGGTATACCTGGGTCGCCAGCTGGCGTGTTTCCTGCCATGCAGTCAATCCCTGGGGTACATTCCTTTTCAGCCATCCTGCCATGTCGTTTGTCCCGGGCGGCAGGAATCGCTGGCGCGCCTCGGCAAGTGCGGCAATCTTGTTGGTGAGTTGCACCTTGGCTTCGGCAAGCGGCAACAGCTCTTCTGTGCGCTGGCCGAGCAGGCAACGCTGTTCGTCTTCAAGCAAAACGACGAATGCCCGCAAAGCAGCGCATTCGTCGTTCAGGTTAGACAGGAACTCTGTCGTGGAGATGTCAGTCTGTTGAGCGGTCAACGTTTGCTCGCGGTGATCAGGTCCTGCACCGAGTTGATCAAACGATCGGCCACTATGCCGGAGTTGACCTTGAAGCGTCCCTCGCTGATGGCTTGCTTGATCTCGGTGACCTTCTTGGCATCAACCAGCGGCGAACTGGCGATGCTGCTCTCCATACTGCGAAGTTGCGCTGTGGTGGAACCCAGATGCACGCTGGTTCCGCTGTTTTCGGCTGTGCTGTCCTTATTGTCCGCGCTGCGGGCTGCTGAAGCGCGCGAACCCGTCTCCCCGGCTGCAGGGGTGGGTAAAGGCTTGCTGGTTTTTTCGATCTTCATTGGGTATTCCCCTTCTCACTGGCACGTCTGCTTACTACATCGGCAGCTGATCGATAAACTTTAGGGCATTTATTCAGGTGCGGCGCATTATAGAGGATGAACCTCCACGCTGCCATCCGCTGCTGCGGTTCCGATGACGACCTGGCCGGAATACATGCGTACCTGGACGTTCTGGCCTTCCGCTCCATTATTGAGCGCCTGCCCGGTCGCACTGACGTAAAACCCTGTGTCCTTCACGCGTACCGACGTCGTTTTGCCCTGAATCACGACATAGGGCGCGCGCAGCATGTCCTGGCGCAACACCTGTCCGGCGCCGATGGGGAATCTGAGTGTCTTGCCGATGGCCTGTTGCGGATCGATGAGGATGCCGGGTTGGCCCAGTTCGCCGTTTTGCAGCCGGAAATCGCTCGCGCTCAATACCGTGTTCTGTGCCAATGGACGGCTGGCGACCAGCATATCGACCGTGACCTTGATGTCGGCCTGGACGAAGATCGACCAGCCGGGTTTTTGGCTTCGCCGAAACTCGCCCGGCTCGTTTTCGTTGCAGCTTACGCCGATGCTGGTCTTGCCCAGCAACACCGAGCCGCTGGGCAGGAAGGCGGTGAGCCTGGCGCAGGCAGGAAGGACGGTGCGGCGATCGATGTCCTCGACCTTGATGCGGATCTTGCCGGGCAGGGTGCGGGTCTGCGCCTGTGCGTAAGCCAGGGCGACATCCTGTATCCGGGCATGGCTCTCCCTGTCTGCCGCCCAGGCGGACGAGCTGCAGGCAAGGTAGGCGATCAATGCTAAGCGCAGGTATTTCATGGCGATATTGTGGAACCGGATGGTTTTTTTTAAAGCGGGAAATAAAACGGGTTTCCACCCTTAATCGATGGATAGGGCAGGACATGCCGTGATTAGTATGCGAAGCATGAAAAGAGGTAGCGACTGTGACACGGTGTTGCGCAGCAATTGGCGCGGGAACAGTCGCCGCCGGCCCGACTGGATACGTGAGGCCAAAGCTGCCCGAGATGGGCGGGCAAAGAAGGCTAACAGGAGGCATCAATGAGCAGCAGGATAGATCAGATGTTGCAGTTCCAGCAAACGGCGCTGAATCTGCGCGCTGCGCGGCAGGAATTGATCGCATCCAACATCGCCAATGCAGACACGCCCAACTACAAGGCCAAAGACATCGACTTTGCCAGTGCGTTGCAAGGCGCGTTGTCGGGCAGCGGTGAAAAGTTGCAGGTGGCTGTCACTTCGCCACTGCACCTGGCAGGAACGACCGGGGAAAGCGTGATGGGAGCGCCCGTGCTGTACCGCAAGCCGCTGCAGCCCAGTGCCGACGGCAACACGGTGGACATGGATGTGGAAAGGGCGCAATTCGCCGACAACGCCCTGCGCTATGAGGCGAGCGTGAAATTCATCAGCGACGATGTCAAAGATGTGTTGAGCGCACTACAAGGCTAGATTTAAAGATAGCCTCACGCTTGCCCTTTCTCCCGCTTGCGGGGAAAAGCTGGATAGGGGGTTCGGGAAAAGGTAAAGGAGGAATAGAAATGTCTCTTTTCAATATATTCAATATCGCCGGTTCTGCCATGACGGCACAATCGCAGCGGCTTAACGTGGTGGCGAGCAATCTGGCCAACGTCGATAGTGCCACCGGACCGGATGGCAAGCCCTACAAGGCCAAACAGGTCGTATTCTCCACCGTGCCGATCACCGGCCAGGTGGGGGAGGGGGTCAAGGTTGCGGCGGTGGTCGAGGACAATTCGCCGATGAAAACGGTGTACGATCCCAAGAACCCGCTGGCGGATGGGCAGGGTTATGTGACCATGCCCAACGTCAACCCGGTCGACGAGATGGTGAACATGATCTCGGCATCGCGTTCGTACCAGAACAACGTGGACGTGTTGAACACGTCCAAGACCTTGCTGACCAAGACGCTCACCATCGGACAATAAAGGAGACATGACATGACCACCCCCGTACAGAGCAGCACATCAGCTGCGGCCGCGGCAGCCACTGCGGCGACCTCTTCGCAACTCGGTGCGACCCAGGATCGATTCCTGACGCTGCTGGTGACGCAGCTGAAGAACCAGGATCCGCTCAATCCGATGGACAACGCGCAAGTCACCTCGCAGATGGCGCAACTATCCACGGTGAGCGGCATCAATCAACTGAACTCCACGGTGCAGGCGCTGAGCGCCAGCATGGCGACGTCGCAGTCATTGCAGGCGACTTCGATGATCGGGCATGCCGCATTGGTTCCGGGCGCCCAGATCGATCTGCTGAAAGGGCAATCCGATGCGGCGGTGGAATTGGCCCAACCGGCGGATAACGTCACGGTGACGATAACGGATGCCAAGGGCAATGTCGTGCGCACTTTGCCGCTCGGGCAGCAAAGTGCCGCAGGCGTCGTCAATTTCCAGTGGGACGGCAAAGACAATACCGGCGCGACAGTGGCCGATGGCAGTTACAAGTTCAGCGCCAACGCGGTGCTGGGTGGTACCAACAGCAGCCCGACGACGCTGTCTTATGGTCTGGTCAACAACGTATCGCTGACCTCGGGTGGTGTCACGCTGGGTATGGGTACGCTCGGCAATGTGGGGCTGAGTGCAGTTCGCCAGGTTTTGTGATGCGCATCAGTTTCAGTACATGTGATCGATTTTAACAGGAGGTTGTCATGGGTTTTCAACAAGGTCTGAGTGGTCTGAATGCCGCATCCAAGAGTCTGGATGTGATCGGCAACAACGTTGCCAACGCCAGTACGGTCGGTTTCAAACAGTCGCAGGCGCAATTCGCCGACGTCTATGCCAGTTCGATGGCCGGCTCCAGCGGAGGGCAGGCGGGTATCGGCACGCGCGTGGCGACCGTGGCGCAGCAATTCACCCAAGGCAATATCACGACCACCAACAATTCGCTGGATATGGCCGTGAGTGGCAGCGGCTTCTTCCGTATGGACAACAACGGTTCGATCACTTTTTCCAGAAACGGGCAGTTCCAGCTGGACAAGAACGGCTTCATCGTCAACAGCCAGGGCTACAAACTGACGGGATTTTTGCCGAATGCGGCAGGCGCCATCGTGGCGACCACGCCTGCAGATATCCAGGTTTCCACCGCTGACCTGTTGCCCAAGGCGACCGCGAATGTCACCGCAGGTCTCAACCTGGATGCACGCTCGACCGTACCGGCGATCGCCCCGTTCGATCCGAACAATCCCGCCACCTTCAATAACTCCACTTCTTCGACGATCTATGACAGCCTGGGCGGGCCTCACGTCGCTTCGCTGTATTTCGTCAAGACGGCAACAAACGCCTGGAGCTCCTATCTTACCGTGGATGGGACCCAGGTCGGAGCGGGCGCGTTGACAGCGATGACCTTCAGCTCCAGCGGCGTATTGACTGCGCCGGCGGGAGCAGTGACTTCGGCAGCGTTCACTCCCGCAGGCGGCGGTGCGGCGCAGACATTGAGCATCAATTTTTCCGGCACCTCGCAATTCGGCAGCACCTTCGGGGTGAACTCGCTCAGCCAGGACGGGTATACATCAGGGCATATGACCGGCTTCAGTACCGGCTCGGACGGCATCGTCACCGGTCGCTACTCCAACGGACAGACCAAGACGCTGGCGCAAGTCGTGCTGGCCAATTTCAGCAACGCCCAGGGTTTGCAGCCTCTCGGCAACAACCAGTGGGTCGAGACCTCGACTTCGGGTACGCCGCTGGTGGGAGCCCCGGGTTCGGCCAGCCTGGGCGTGTTGCAGACCTCGGCAGTGGAAGACTCGAACGTGGACCTGACTGCCGAGCTGGTGAACATGATCACCGCGCAGCGTGTGTACCAGGCCAACGCGCAGACGATCAAGACGCAGGACCAGGTGCTGCAGACGATCGTCAACCTGCGCTAAACGATCTGAAGCGAGGAGCGTGACATGGACAGATTGATCTACACCGCGATGACAGGTGCTTCGCACACCCTGCAGCAGCAGGCGTCGGTGTCGCAGAACCTGGCCAACATCAACACTCCGGGATTTCGCGCCAGCATAGATGCGTTCCGTAGCGTGCCGCTGGTGGGCGAAGGTCTGCCTACGCGCACCTTTGTGGTCGATTCGACGGCCGGTGCGGATTTCACTCCGGGCGTGATCCAGTCTACCGGGCGTTCGCTCGACGTGGCTGTCGATGGCAAAGGCTGGATCGCTGTGCAGGATGCCAACGGCAACGAGGCTTATACCCGCAACGGCAGTTTCCAGGTGCTGCCCAATGGCATCCTGCAGACGAACAGCGGGCTCAACGTGATGGGCGACTCCGGACCGATCACCATCCCGCCGGATACGGAAGTCTCCATCGCCAAGGACGGCACCATCTCGACCGTGCCGACCACCAACCAGAAGAACGGCGTGGTGGTGGTCGGGCGCCTCAAACTGACCAACCCGCCCGAAGACCAGCTGGTGCGGGGTGAGGATGCCCTGTTCCGCATGAAGGACGGCAATCCCGCCGACGCCGATGCCAAGGTGACAGTGGTGTCGGGCAGCCTGGAAAGCAGCAACGTGAACATGGTGGAGTCGATGGTCAACATGATCTCGCTGGCTCGCCAGTTCGACCAGCAGATGAAGCTTTTGCAAACGGCGGACGACAACGCCAAACAAGCCAGCAGCGTGCTTAGCGTCACTGGCTGATTACTTGAAAGGACAATTGCCATGATACGTTCCCTGTGGATATCCAAGACCGGCCTGGAAGCGCAACAGACGCAGATGGACGTGATCTCCAACAACCTCGCCAACGTCAGCACCAACGGTTTCAAGCGTTCGCGCGCGGTGTTCGAGGATCTGCTGTACCAGAATCTGCGCCAGCCCGGCGCCCAGTCGTCGCAGCAGACGCAGATTCCTTCCGGATTACAGATCGGTACCGGTGTGCGGCCGGTCGCCACCGAGCGCATCCACACTCAGGGCAATCTGCAGCAGACCAGCAACCAGCTGGATGTGGCGATCCAGGGGGCCGGTTTCTTCCAGGTGCTGATGCCGGACGGCACGACTGCCTATACCCGCGATGGTTCTTTCCAGACCGACAGCCAGGGACAGATCGTGACTTCAAACGGTTTTGTGGTGCAGCCTGCGATCACCATCCCGGCCAATGCCACCACCGTCACCATCGGCCAGGATGGCGTGGTCACGGTCACCCAGCCGGGCGCAACCGCACCGGTGCAGGTCGGCAGCATGCAGCTGGCGACGTTCATCAACCCGACCGGGCTGGAGAGTATGGGGCAGAACATGTATCTGGAGACGGCTTCCTCGGGCACGCCCAGCACCAACGTGCCAGGTACCAACGGTACCGGTTCGATAAGCCAGGGTTATGTTGAGACCTCCAACGTGAATGTGGTGGAAGAACTGGTGAACATGATCCAGACACAGCGCGCTTATGAGATCAACTCCAAGGCCATCACGGTCTCGGATCAGATGCTGCAGAAGCTGGCACAGATGTGAGTGAGGCGGATCATGCGTAATACATTCGGATCGCTGTGGTTGCTGGCGCTGGCATCGTCGCTGACTGCATGCGTGCCTTCCACCAGCATCAAGCAACCGTTGACCGCGCTTCCCGAGCCTAAGCCGAAGGTCGAAGCGGTCGGCAACGGAGCCATATTCCAGGCCGGAATGAACGAACGCCCGATGTTCGAGGACAGGCGCGCCCGCAACGTCGGCGATGTGCTGACTATCAACATCGTTGAGACGACAGCGGCATCGGGCAAGTCCGGCCATGACGATACCAATACCGGCAGTCTCGCCTTGACCACACCGGCGATCACCGCCGGCGGGGTCGGAAAGAACACCTCCTTTGGTGCGACGGGCAGCAGCAGCGTCAAGTCGGGTAGCGCCAGCGACAGCTCGGGCAGCAATACCTTCTCCGGTGCGATCACGGTGACGGTGACCGAGGTGCTCCCCAATGGCAACCTGCGCGTAGCGGGCGAGAAACAGGTGGCGATCAAACTTTCCGAGGAGTATGTGCGTTTCTCCGGCGTGGTGAATCCGGCCACCATAAGCGGAACCAATACGGTGCAATCGACGCAAGTGGCGGATGTGCATGTCGAGTACAAGGGGGCGAACAACATCGATACGGCAGCGGTGATCAGCATGTTCAACCGCATCTTCTACTCGGTGTTGCCGTTCTAGCGATCATGGCACAGGGTAAACAAATGAACTTTACCATGTTCGCTCCCTCACCCCCGTTCCCCCTCTCCCGGAGGGCGAGGGGTACGGTCGGTCGCCATGCGGGATGTATATTTTTCGGGGTGGGATCATGAAAATCAGATCGTTAGCTTTTGCGTTGTTGATGCTCGTTTCCCTGAGCGCGGCAGCCGAGCGCATCAAGGACCTGGCCACGGTGCTGGGCGTGCGCGAGAACCAATTGATCGGCTACGGGCTGGTGGTCGGACTGGACGGCAGCGGCGACCAGACGACACAGACTCCGTTCACGGTGCAGAGCATCGTCACCATGCTGTCGCAGATGGGCATCACGCTCCCGCCGGGTACCAGCCTGCAGCTGAAGAACGTCGCTGCCGTGACGGTGACGGCTTCATTGCCGCCGTTCTCGCGCCCCGGCCAGACTATCGACGTCACCGTATCCTCCATTGGTAACGCCAAGAGCCTGCGCGGCGGCACACTGCTGATGACCCCGCTGAAAGGCGCCGATGGGCAGGTCTATGCGATGGCCCAGGGCAATATGCTGGTGAGCGGTGCGGGCGCGGCGGCAGGCGGTTCCAAGACGGTGGTCAATCACCTGGATGTGGGGCGCATCCCCGGCGGTGCGACGGTGGAGCGTTCGGTGCCGACGGCGTTGGGGCAGGGCGACTACATCTATCTCGAATTGAATACGGCCGATTTCACCACGGCGACACGCCTGGCGGATGTCATCAACCATGAGGTGTTGCCGGTGCAGGACATTACGGCCGCCGCTTCCGGCGTGGTGCCGGCAACGGTGCCAGCCGCGGCACCGGTCGATGCGCGCACCATCCAGGTCAAGGCACCGGAGGGAAGTGCTCGCGTGGCATTCATCTCGCGCATCGAGAATCTGGAAGTCAATGCGGCAGCGGGTAGCGCCAAGGTCATCATCAACGCGCGCACCGGCTCGGTGGTGATGAACCAGCATGTCTCGCTGGACGACTGCGCGGTGGCGCACGGCAACCT
Encoded here:
- the flgF gene encoding flagellar basal-body rod protein FlgF; translated protein: MDRLIYTAMTGASHTLQQQASVSQNLANINTPGFRASIDAFRSVPLVGEGLPTRTFVVDSTAGADFTPGVIQSTGRSLDVAVDGKGWIAVQDANGNEAYTRNGSFQVLPNGILQTNSGLNVMGDSGPITIPPDTEVSIAKDGTISTVPTTNQKNGVVVVGRLKLTNPPEDQLVRGEDALFRMKDGNPADADAKVTVVSGSLESSNVNMVESMVNMISLARQFDQQMKLLQTADDNAKQASSVLSVTG
- the flgE gene encoding flagellar hook protein FlgE, coding for MGFQQGLSGLNAASKSLDVIGNNVANASTVGFKQSQAQFADVYASSMAGSSGGQAGIGTRVATVAQQFTQGNITTTNNSLDMAVSGSGFFRMDNNGSITFSRNGQFQLDKNGFIVNSQGYKLTGFLPNAAGAIVATTPADIQVSTADLLPKATANVTAGLNLDARSTVPAIAPFDPNNPATFNNSTSSTIYDSLGGPHVASLYFVKTATNAWSSYLTVDGTQVGAGALTAMTFSSSGVLTAPAGAVTSAAFTPAGGGAAQTLSINFSGTSQFGSTFGVNSLSQDGYTSGHMTGFSTGSDGIVTGRYSNGQTKTLAQVVLANFSNAQGLQPLGNNQWVETSTSGTPLVGAPGSASLGVLQTSAVEDSNVDLTAELVNMITAQRVYQANAQTIKTQDQVLQTIVNLR
- the flgM gene encoding flagellar biosynthesis anti-sigma factor FlgM codes for the protein MKIEKTSKPLPTPAAGETGSRASAARSADNKDSTAENSGTSVHLGSTTAQLRSMESSIASSPLVDAKKVTEIKQAISEGRFKVNSGIVADRLINSVQDLITASKR
- a CDS encoding flagellar basal body L-ring protein FlgH, yielding MRNTFGSLWLLALASSLTACVPSTSIKQPLTALPEPKPKVEAVGNGAIFQAGMNERPMFEDRRARNVGDVLTINIVETTAASGKSGHDDTNTGSLALTTPAITAGGVGKNTSFGATGSSSVKSGSASDSSGSNTFSGAITVTVTEVLPNGNLRVAGEKQVAIKLSEEYVRFSGVVNPATISGTNTVQSTQVADVHVEYKGANNIDTAAVISMFNRIFYSVLPF
- the flgC gene encoding flagellar basal body rod protein FlgC — encoded protein: MSLFNIFNIAGSAMTAQSQRLNVVASNLANVDSATGPDGKPYKAKQVVFSTVPITGQVGEGVKVAAVVEDNSPMKTVYDPKNPLADGQGYVTMPNVNPVDEMVNMISASRSYQNNVDVLNTSKTLLTKTLTIGQ
- a CDS encoding flagella synthesis protein FlgN, translated to MTAQQTDISTTEFLSNLNDECAALRAFVVLLEDEQRCLLGQRTEELLPLAEAKVQLTNKIAALAEARQRFLPPGTNDMAGWLKRNVPQGLTAWQETRQLATQVYRLNQTNGELIQIKLRYNQQALGVLYGAAQGTAGLYGADGQPNQPSASRMLGSV
- a CDS encoding flagellar basal body P-ring protein FlgI → MKIRSLAFALLMLVSLSAAAERIKDLATVLGVRENQLIGYGLVVGLDGSGDQTTQTPFTVQSIVTMLSQMGITLPPGTSLQLKNVAAVTVTASLPPFSRPGQTIDVTVSSIGNAKSLRGGTLLMTPLKGADGQVYAMAQGNMLVSGAGAAAGGSKTVVNHLDVGRIPGGATVERSVPTALGQGDYIYLELNTADFTTATRLADVINHEVLPVQDITAAASGVVPATVPAAAPVDARTIQVKAPEGSARVAFISRIENLEVNAAAGSAKVIINARTGSVVMNQHVSLDDCAVAHGNLTVVINSENTVSQPAPLSQGQTAGVSNASIEIKADKGNLLHLKSGVDLNDVVKALNSIGATPQDMLAILQAMKAAGALRAELEVI
- the flgB gene encoding flagellar basal body rod protein FlgB, whose product is MSSRIDQMLQFQQTALNLRAARQELIASNIANADTPNYKAKDIDFASALQGALSGSGEKLQVAVTSPLHLAGTTGESVMGAPVLYRKPLQPSADGNTVDMDVERAQFADNALRYEASVKFISDDVKDVLSALQG
- a CDS encoding flagellar hook assembly protein FlgD, which translates into the protein MTTPVQSSTSAAAAAATAATSSQLGATQDRFLTLLVTQLKNQDPLNPMDNAQVTSQMAQLSTVSGINQLNSTVQALSASMATSQSLQATSMIGHAALVPGAQIDLLKGQSDAAVELAQPADNVTVTITDAKGNVVRTLPLGQQSAAGVVNFQWDGKDNTGATVADGSYKFSANAVLGGTNSSPTTLSYGLVNNVSLTSGGVTLGMGTLGNVGLSAVRQVL
- the flgA gene encoding flagellar basal body P-ring formation chaperone FlgA; this translates as MKYLRLALIAYLACSSSAWAADRESHARIQDVALAYAQAQTRTLPGKIRIKVEDIDRRTVLPACARLTAFLPSGSVLLGKTSIGVSCNENEPGEFRRSQKPGWSIFVQADIKVTVDMLVASRPLAQNTVLSASDFRLQNGELGQPGILIDPQQAIGKTLRFPIGAGQVLRQDMLRAPYVVIQGKTTSVRVKDTGFYVSATGQALNNGAEGQNVQVRMYSGQVVIGTAAADGSVEVHPL
- the flgG gene encoding flagellar basal-body rod protein FlgG, with the protein product MIRSLWISKTGLEAQQTQMDVISNNLANVSTNGFKRSRAVFEDLLYQNLRQPGAQSSQQTQIPSGLQIGTGVRPVATERIHTQGNLQQTSNQLDVAIQGAGFFQVLMPDGTTAYTRDGSFQTDSQGQIVTSNGFVVQPAITIPANATTVTIGQDGVVTVTQPGATAPVQVGSMQLATFINPTGLESMGQNMYLETASSGTPSTNVPGTNGTGSISQGYVETSNVNVVEELVNMIQTQRAYEINSKAITVSDQMLQKLAQM